aaaccagttattattgtttttcattataGTGAGTTTTCTCTAAAGTTGAAAAGACAAAGGAAGCAAGCTTAACCGTTAAAGAAAAATCGAAATATTTCTGGCAAAAATTGAAAATGGATTATTCTGAGTGGTAAAACATCAACAGGGCAAAATGTATAACGAACCCTGtggtatattttattcattaaacttAATTGGTCATAGAATGGCGGTACCTTGATGGCTCAGCTTCTGAGATGTCTTCTTTAAAAGAGGTGTTCAGTATCGCTTCTCTGGTAGCGAGGTCATCAACAAGGGTCTGTCTTCTGTTTGCTTCAGCTTGCATTCTAACATTATTCATTAAGGctttaaaatgacacatttatgATTGCATAATTACACTCATCTCACAGAACCATTGCTAAATCATCATAAATATCTGTGActaatgaaaataaaagtaatattttcacTTTGATTTATTACAGTTGTTTAAGACCAGTATTTCAATACTAAAACACCACTGCTTCAGACCATACGGTTATTGGTTTGTTATTATACACTGCCCCCTAcaggttttttttctcattattaatAGAAGCTCACTATGATTCTGTGTTTGTTTAATCACCCTAATATAATTTAAACCTGTACGCTAACAGGTATTTTGTCAAAACGCTCCTAAACTACATTTAAGACAATCTTCAGCATCATGACTGTAGCAAAAAATGTAAGACAttaaagtataatataaaatttaGTACCTCTGGATCTCAAAATCTTTGGACCCCACTCTCAGCTTTTGAGAAGCAAGAAATTAGTATTAagtgggtcttttttttttcttttctggaagGGATACATACGCCGTTGGGCAGAATTCAGATTCAATGTCTCCCTGAGCTGTGCTATATTCTGTTTGAGCTTCTGTAATGATGCTCTCAGGGACATGTTGAGCTACAAGTGCAGACAAAGACAAAAGTGATATGACAGCATAAAGATCACTGACACATATGGCTTAAATttattgacaaaaataaataaatcatttaataataataataataataataataataataataataataataataataataataaaatcttgtgTTTACCTTGGCTGGATTCCCTCCAGTCCTCTGCTGTTTGTTTCTTTCATGGATGTTTTCTGCAATTTCCCGAGCCATGCGACAAGCTGCATCATAATTCTGTAACCTAAAcaattacaaacaaaacaaattgttaatttggtaaaaaaaaaaaaaaaaacaaacaaacaaacaaacaaaaaaaaaacaaacaaaaaaaaaaaaaaacctttgcaccTGCTACAGTTTCCACCAGTTTTCAACTAATTTAGcgttaaatcacaagattggcaTCAACAACGTCATGTGACAGATCCCAGCAAACCAGCCTGGCAACATTTATATCAGCTGTTCGCCGAGTAAAAACCTATATATGTAACGTTACACAAACACAGAATATTTGATTAAAGTATAGGGTGTGACAATAAAGAAAATACTACAGAGATAATTTCAGTCTGAAGTGATCTGGCTGAATACAGATCCACTGAATGAATTAACGTTAAactgcaaattaattttgttggACTTCAACAAAACAGGACTGTAGACCTCACATGATTATAAACGCTAAGAATGTAAAATGCATACCACAAATCCTGTGACATATCGAGGCACTTTCAGTTATAAAAAGCGTTTCTGTGGAAACTCACAGCACAATCACCAGCAGTGCCAGTTCCTGTTTGGGCGTGACGTCAGACGGTGGCCTCGTAGAGACATCTCACGTAGCCTACGCTCAAAATTAGTACTCAGAAaaagtttaattgtttaataCAGTATGACTATAATATTTAGATTACAataaacaatattacaatatttagatATGCTAGCATTATGTAGGCTACATTATCTAACTTATTGCACAACTAGTCTCAAAGACATTAATGCAAAGATGTAACATTTCGGTTTGGTTTGAAATTACGTTATTATATTAGAAAAATAGACCATGGAGTCAGAAACACTAAATTCAGGCCACACCTGTTAAATCAAGTTGTCAGAGATATTAATGAAAGTTGATTTTAGGACCACCTACACTTCCCAGTACCCCCAAATGAGCAACAGCATCCAATGTGTACCATAAAAGAGCAATCAACCCACCAGATCCCACAAGGAGGCACCTGTGACCACTGAGCTCCCCACTGAGGACCAAACAGCTGATCCAAGAAATTATGAGCATGCTGTTTTGCCATTTTATTAGGTAGGTATTACCTTTGGCATTTTATTaggtagtttatatatatatatatatatatatatatatatatatatatatatatatatatatatatataaaatgttatattaataaatgtgaaatttatttatttatatgctgaTCCAAGTGACTtactttttgattaatttgatttgattattgtgGAGTTATCTGACTGTGCAATCACACATAATATGAAGCAGGacaatgtttctaaaataaaacttaacctaAGTGTGTTAACGTAACATTCTAACAAAACAAACAGGTTTAGCATCTTATTTAATGCTATTAGCCCCCATTTCGAGCCTGACCATTTTGTTTCGCACCCAAACATACATGTGTTTGAATAAATAACAGTGTGTTGGAAACAGAACTGACTTTTGGAATTTCCTGGAAAGCGGGCAAGGGAAAGgtctctggtaaaaaaaaaaaaaaaacattctgtgacACTTGTGGCTTTGATTATTAAACATCATTGTTATGCTGTGTTATATTCGGTTTTATTACAATTGTTCATCTTCAAGagctaatatttacatttcaaaacagaaACTAACAGAGGCCATCTGAAATTTTCCACTGTGCATACAGTAGTACTACAGTCACATGTCGGGTCACATGACAGTCACATCATCTAATACAAAACCCAGGTGTCCCAGGGCATCACAAAGACAGCAACAAACCTACTGTGAGCTTAACTTTAAAAGTCTCTTTGATGTGGACAGTTGGGGCCATGCATCAGATTACTTCAAATATTGCATGCGCCCATTTTGGCTCTACAAATGTGAATGTCCGGAGTGTGGAGGATGGCAATAATTCACAGTATGCAGACCGGGCAAACTGTGGCAGACTCCGTTCCCGATCTCTTTACGATTCTGAGGAGACAAAACACACAACGGGAGAGACTGACAAGGACAGAAGCCACATAAGACCTCGTTCAAAATCATTCTATGTTTGTGACACTGATGATGCAGGAATGGGTCATTTTAGCAGATGCAATCCTATCAGACCAAGAGCAAGATCACTACACAGTGAGGATGGGAAAAGAAACACTGGCGGGACAAGTATCACCGCAAAGCCTCCAATCAAAAGACCTAAAGGAAACTCAAGCAAATGGGCCAGCAAGAATCGTATAGGTGTGTGAGTGAGATCTTTTTACCTGTGAAACTTTTCACCTTTAAGGTACTTGGCCAGCGTTGATAATATAATAAGTAAGCACAGATTGTTGTGTAACACCTCTGAAGGCTTGAATAaagctaaatatttaatattaattagtaTAATCCTAAAATGAATTTGAGACTTTACAGCAATAAAATGCATgagcagataaaaaaaatgttctggcTGAAAACTATAAGCTCATACACTGTAAAATTCATTTCaatatttatgttgttgttgttgttacttaTATTAACAATCTAAGGAaactttatatcttttttttttctttttttactataaagAATCTGCAATGCAATGTAaagtttcttcatggaaccacagatgccagtaaagaacatttatttttaagagtgtaattaAATAATCCTGTAGTGTCAGGTGGGAAGATCagacaagaaaaaagagagagagagaagctgacaagaaaaaaaaatggcttgattttttattttatttttttcacaaatataattataatttagtgtttaaatttatttatggTTGGGAACATAAGTTATAATATTATTGACATTCAAGTCatgctgcagttttttttttttttacttcaacagGAAATAAAGGAAATTTAAGGGGTCTTCCCATGATGACCATTTCTGAGGTGGATAATTGGGAGATAAGCTCTTTTCCTGGGATGAAATACGGTCAGTATGTAGACTGGGAAAAGATTGCCCCAGAAGCTGCCACCCGCTATCGAAAGATCCTTTCAAGTGATCATTATGAGCTCAAAGCAATGGGCCGTACGGGATTCTGGTCCATGCCTCATACTCTCAGAGCCAAGACTTACCAGCACATCATCCACAGCATCGAGAGCACATCCACCGCCGCTGATCTGGACACTTACCACGGCTTAGTTAGGAAGCTTTTTGGAGAATTGCAACCAAGTACACACCCTTTCCCAAAGTTTATGGAGGATGGGGAAATTCCCAGATACTGCTTAAACAAAGCAGGTCTGAATTCAGTGAAAAAAATTCTCATTTGTATAGACCACAATTTTCCTGATGTCACCTTCTGTCCTATTCTGTCCGCTCTGGTGTCTCTTTTCTTGCACTTCAGTGAGGATGAAGCCCATTGTTTTCACAGTATTTGTTCCCTGGTGACCTACACAGACCCTAAAAAGCGTTACATTGACCGGACGTTCCTCACTTCACGTGCCTCATGCATGACCTTTGGTGACCTTGCCAATAAATACTGCCGGGGAATCCGGAAGCTAATAGCCAGCACTCGCCAGAACCTGTTTGAATTCTACTCTGACTGGATCCTGTGGATCTTGGCCGATCTGCCTTTCAGATATGCTATCAGAGTGCTAGATGTCTATCTAATGGAGGGTTACAAAGTTTTATACCGTGTAGCTCTTGCTCTACTCAGCTTTTACAAGGTTTCTGTGTCTTCAAGAGTGGCCCACGTCGATGACTTCAGACAGGACATGAAGAGTTTTGTGCAGAATGTGGGACGGCACAGTACTATTGACGCTCTGCTTCAGAGGGCTTTTAGTATACAGCTGCCCACACATAAAGAACTGACTTTTCTCTTCAATGCCAACAAGAACGCACTAATTCATAAGAACATCCACAATAAGAGGTAAGGGGTTTGTGAAGTAATTTTTTGTGTACCCTGTTATTCcttttatatatactatatataaaactGGATTTTTGACATTGACAATAGAGCTACAacaaatatctatattttttttttatttttattttttttcaagctcATACCAAGCTATGGATTTCCAGGCCTTCAGATCCTCTGTAGTAACTGAAAAAGAGATGAGGGTGGTCTGGGCCTGGATTCCAGAGCGATTTGCTCTGTTCAGTCCTGTGCAGCTCTTCAGTACAAATATTCATGGCAGAAGTCTCTTCTCGTAAGTTATTATGATTCACAGGGACGCTTACATGAATTTGgttaaatagttttaatatatttaaacatgtaaATGATAGTAATGGTgcttattattagatttttttttcagcggCCATTACTCTAGTCAGTGATCTTCAGAAATGATTTGAATATGCTAATCTGATGCACAATTGAAAACTTGTGCTGTAAATAAAATCATGTGGAAACCATTATatttttgtcaggattctttgataactACAAAGTTGAAGATTACCAAATaaattgtaacaatttaaaaaaaaaatccttgccACTTTTGATGTGGATCCTGgttgaatacaaatattattatttttgcatatttatattattttttttttttccctgctaGGTTTTATTCCAGAGTTGAGGGACATGATCCAACTGTTTTACTCTTGAAAACTGAAGATGAGGAGGtatgtatgcatttctttctttaatcttacagaaaatacaaaaaatacataatattttgttacattttgctTGGCCTCATGGCAACACAGATTTGTGGGGCTTTCTTGTCTTCTGACTGGGCCCAGAAGAATTGTGATGAAAAGGGATTTAAGTTCTTTGGCACAAGAGAGTGTTTTGTTTTCACTGTGAGTAAGTCAAttgatttattgtgttttaaactaAATGTTGCATTGTATGCACAATCACTTGATttgaatacgtttttttttaaagtaattttttaaaacaacttttcagCTAAGACCAGGAATGGAACGGTTCCAGCGTACAGTGCTGCAGATCTCTGGGATGTCTGACAAATGTGATTCctctcatcagaaacaaactCTCTCCGTTAGCTCTCTGCTAAGCACTCATGTGGAAAGACCCATTGGAGCCTCTCAGAACCAAAGATATGAGTCTGCATCATTCTGCACAATGTCAACCTTCAACATCATGGCAAGAAATGATGAGACACTTTTTactggtgactttttttttttttttttttttttaatgacatgaaAGGTTTCAGCATGTAATTCAGGCTCAGTTATCCCCTATAGTTATCTCAAGCAATGTGACAGCCTCTCAGGTTAATATTTGCATGCCCTGAATTGACATTTCACCTGCAAACGTGCTGCTCCACTGCCTATGTGTCAACATTACTGGGAAATATAGCCTCTTTCTTAGTTTAGAAAAAAATGTTGTGTATACACTGCTTTACTTACGGCTCTTAATGTGCTCTCTATCCTGCAGGTGGTGGTGATGGCCACGCGCTGCACCTGCAGGTAGATCTGACAGCTGGATCTTCTGAACACTGTGATACGTTTGAGAGTCCACCTCTCTGCAGGGGATGCTTCAAGATCCAGTCTCTAGAGGTGTGGGGTATCCAGCACCCTTTGTCTGTTCCACCACTGCTATCACAGTGAAGACTGTGGAGAACAACTGTTGTTTGCCAACACATCAGAGGTCACACTTCCAATTGTCCTCATACTTTGAGACAAAGCTAAGGCCatcaaaccttttttttgttgttgtttttttttttgactgcagtGTATTGTGCAGTGTGTGTAAGTAGCCTACATGTGTATTGTGCTATTGCTGtatgaaaaatacaattatatatattcacaatattatttatttacattttaaaatagttgttttattatatgacttgttaaattattttaatattgtggtCCTGTTGTTCACTGTATTCCTGGAATAACTAAAGTTTGTAAAGACTTTTGAATATAGAAGTTGTAAAGTATTAAGTTTGTATTGAATattaataaacaacataaaaaatgtaattacatcaaATAGAGCTTTATATCAGATCGATGCAAGTGAAATTAAATATGGCTGTGGTAAATAAAGTTGACATAATGTGTAAAGGCGCGAGTAATATTTCGGCTTATTGCACAAGCTGGTAACAATGACTGCTCAGGTAAGAGTGAATTTATTTGGAGCAAACGCTGTTTTTTCGAGCTCAAGAAAGTGAACTGGGTTTTAGCTGTGTTTTTTGCCTTGGTAACTTTAGATCACTTTTAAACTTGCTCTCGTGCAGGTTTTCTGGTTAAGCAAATCAAAACCGATCCAAATCAGCTGTGGGCATAGTGAAATATCTGACAATAGCCTAATCACAATGCGAAAGccgattttgtttttctttcttttttgtaatttcatgCACAAGTCAATACGATCACTTAGAAAACATGaccttttttaatttgtaaagtacaaagaaaatgaaaccatttaaatgcataaatttctGGCATTTATgagcgtttttttatttttatttttttactaaccaATTAGCAAGCagacgttgattcaacgtcggctTTTGGTTGTAAAGGTCAGTATCAGTCGTCAATAAAATTTCGACTTTGAATCAACTTTCATTAGCCGGTACATCAGAACGTTATTTTCCCgaaaataaacacatatatatatatatatatatatatatatatatatatatatatatatatatatatatatatatatgtgctggACTCTAGAGCTGTTCAGAGTCGAGGAATCGACCCTTTGGAATCGACTCCCATCCCCGAGGGCGCATATTAAGCGTTTCATTTCCCCCCATTTCAAAATAGTCTTTAGTTTTTGGTAACTTATAGCTAATAATATCGAACATATTAGCTGTAACTACAAGAACTCCTGAGAAGACATTTACTATTTAAAACTTACAGAACCAAAACGCTCAAAAGAATTTGAATTCCTAATTaataaccaaaacaaaaacacaatattattTCAAGGCTTCTGTACAAGTTATtggatgtagattttttttgaaTAGTTCAAATGAATCGATTCAGTGATATGAACACTCCTCCTCTACTAAGCAACGAGTCTAAACACAGCTTGCTACTGTTGCCTGGATACGCGTGTTTGGCTCCCGAAGCCAGCGGCTTTTCGACTTATTTAGCCTATCCTTATTCTGAAGCTTAAAGTTGTATCGCAATGGCAGAAGACGCGCAAGAAGTCCCCCAGATCGCATTAGAGGCTGTTATTGGTTTTAATGGTAAGATAAACTGTGAACCTTTTATCGCGTTTGATAGTTTTATCTATAATAAATGTCATTTGCTAAAACGGATGTAATGATTCGGTGCCAAAACATTAAACGTTACATTGTTTATACAGGTCATGTGTTTTCTGGACTCAAAGTACATCCAGACAAAGAACATATAATCTATCCTCTTGGCTGCACTGTTATTATTAAGAGTCTGAGAAGTGGGAAACAAACTTTCCTCCATGGCCACACGAACAACGTCTCTTGCATTTCTGTGTCCAAAAGTGGACGCTATATTGCTTCTGGACAGGTCACGTTCATGGGCTTTAAGGTGAGCTGGTGCAATAAAAGAGGAAAAACGATGTTTACACATCGCTTAATAACATCACagatatgtatgtttattttaccgCTATACAGTGCTCCCTAAATACTCCATTCTATAGCTTTCTTAAAACGAGATGGCCATTTCTCACTACAGGCTGATATTATTATCTGGGACTATGAGAAGAAGGAGATTTATGCCCGTCTTGTGCTTCATAAAGCTAGGGTTGAAGATCTCAGCTTCTCCCCAAATGATAAGTATCTGGTATCTTTGGGTGGACAGGATGATGCCAGGTAAAATCTTACTGCAGTGATCTTGAATTaatattttccatattttttatgtttcttagCTCTAGTCTCTTAGCATTGTTTAATTATACAATATCTGTATTTGTATTACCTTATTATAGTTTAATCTAACTGTACAATAGAA
This genomic stretch from Carassius gibelio isolate Cgi1373 ecotype wild population from Czech Republic chromosome B6, carGib1.2-hapl.c, whole genome shotgun sequence harbors:
- the LOC127959278 gene encoding TBC1 domain family member 24-like, which gives rise to MWTVGAMHQITSNIACAHFGSTNVNVRSVEDGNNSQYADRANCGRLRSRSLYDSEETKHTTGETDKDRSHIRPRSKSFYVCDTDDAGMGHFSRCNPIRPRARSLHSEDGKRNTGGTSITAKPPIKRPKGNSSKWASKNRIGNKGNLRGLPMMTISEVDNWEISSFPGMKYGQYVDWEKIAPEAATRYRKILSSDHYELKAMGRTGFWSMPHTLRAKTYQHIIHSIESTSTAADLDTYHGLVRKLFGELQPSTHPFPKFMEDGEIPRYCLNKAGLNSVKKILICIDHNFPDVTFCPILSALVSLFLHFSEDEAHCFHSICSLVTYTDPKKRYIDRTFLTSRASCMTFGDLANKYCRGIRKLIASTRQNLFEFYSDWILWILADLPFRYAIRVLDVYLMEGYKVLYRVALALLSFYKVSVSSRVAHVDDFRQDMKSFVQNVGRHSTIDALLQRAFSIQLPTHKELTFLFNANKNALIHKNIHNKSSYQAMDFQAFRSSVVTEKEMRVVWAWIPERFALFSPVQLFSTNIHGRSLFSFYSRVEGHDPTVLLLKTEDEEICGAFLSSDWAQKNCDEKGFKFFGTRECFVFTLRPGMERFQRTVLQISGMSDKCDSSHQKQTLSVSSLLSTHVERPIGASQNQRYESASFCTMSTFNIMARNDETLFTGGGDGHALHLQVDLTAGSSEHCDTFESPPLCRGCFKIQSLEVWGIQHPLSVPPLLSQ
- the LOC127959291 gene encoding syntaxin-8 isoform X4, producing MSQDLWLQNYDAACRMAREIAENIHERNKQQRTGGNPAKLNMSLRASLQKLKQNIAQLRETLNLNSAQRRIMQAEANRRQTLVDDLATREAILNTSFKEDISEAEPSRSCLMTGANGSRPAGNPWLVNESEQTRGLRFGEIKHQQQQIIEAQDAGLDALAAVISRQKQMGQEIGNELEEQNDICAEGSQRIRL
- the LOC127959291 gene encoding syntaxin-8 isoform X5, with amino-acid sequence MSQDLWLQNYDAACRMAREIAENIHERNKQQRTGGNPAKLNMSLRASLQKLKQNIAQLRETLNLNSAQRRIMQAEANRRQTLVDDLATREAILNTSFKEDISEAEPSRSCLMTGANGSRPAGNPWLVNESEQTRGLRFGEIKHQQQQIIEAQDAGLDALAAVISRQKQMGQEIGNELEEQNETSHHCGKSV